From Cyclobacteriaceae bacterium, a single genomic window includes:
- a CDS encoding aminotransferase class V-fold PLP-dependent enzyme, producing the protein MQSIDVIRARKETPASASIIHFNNAGSSLTPLPVQQVVTSYQQIEYNLGGYETFDKHLSQINDVYGKIAALIGADAEEIAITTSASHSYGLALQSLKLKSGDKVLCCHAEYISNYMGLLLQQRQGIEVVVVPDDEHGQIDLVALEKAIDSNTKLISLTHIPTSGGLINPAEEVGKIARRHGILYILDACQSVGQIKVDVSKIGCDMLAATGRKYLRGPRGTGFLYVKKDLLPRMEPPIVDGWGGEWTTMNDFQYRPGRKRMELYEKNFADVLGLGEAASYANSWGMENVEARNIYLGKTLRDQLAGIKNVKVRDKGLRLGGIVTFTMDGKDHGKVHQELRAQNIHLSISLGAGARLDLGQRGIESVLRASVHYYNTEEEIKILTTVLGKL; encoded by the coding sequence ATGCAATCCATTGATGTTATTCGGGCAAGGAAAGAAACTCCTGCCTCAGCCAGTATTATTCATTTCAATAATGCGGGTTCTTCACTTACTCCACTCCCGGTTCAGCAGGTAGTGACTTCCTATCAGCAGATCGAGTATAATCTGGGAGGATACGAAACTTTCGACAAGCATCTTTCTCAAATCAATGATGTGTATGGAAAGATCGCTGCACTTATCGGTGCTGATGCTGAAGAGATAGCAATTACCACGAGTGCCAGTCACAGTTATGGCCTTGCACTGCAAAGTCTGAAACTTAAAAGTGGCGACAAGGTTCTATGCTGTCATGCTGAATACATCAGCAATTACATGGGGCTGTTGTTGCAGCAACGTCAGGGAATTGAAGTAGTAGTAGTGCCTGATGATGAGCATGGACAAATTGATCTTGTTGCACTTGAAAAAGCAATTGATAGCAATACTAAACTTATTTCATTGACTCACATACCTACCAGCGGTGGGTTGATCAATCCTGCAGAAGAGGTTGGCAAGATTGCCCGCCGTCATGGCATTCTGTATATTCTGGATGCATGCCAGAGTGTAGGACAGATCAAGGTGGATGTGTCGAAGATAGGTTGTGATATGTTGGCGGCTACAGGAAGGAAATATCTGAGAGGCCCACGAGGTACTGGGTTCCTGTATGTAAAGAAAGATCTGTTGCCCCGAATGGAGCCTCCTATTGTGGATGGTTGGGGTGGAGAATGGACAACTATGAATGATTTTCAATACCGGCCGGGGCGGAAGAGAATGGAACTATATGAGAAGAACTTTGCTGACGTCCTTGGACTAGGCGAAGCTGCATCATATGCCAATTCCTGGGGAATGGAGAATGTTGAAGCAAGGAATATATACCTCGGAAAAACCCTGAGAGATCAACTGGCGGGTATTAAAAATGTGAAGGTCAGAGATAAAGGCTTAAGACTGGGTGGCATTGTTACATTCACTATGGATGGAAAGGATCATGGAAAAGTTCACCAGGAACTTCGGGCTCAGAACATCCATTTAAGCATCTCTTTGGGTGCTGGCGCCCGGCTGGATCTAGGTCAGAGAGGTATTGAGAGCGTATTGAGAGCGTCAGTCCACTACTATAATACGGAGGAAGAAATTAAAATTTTAACAACGGTCTTGGGAAAGCTTTAA
- a CDS encoding FtsX-like permease family protein: MIRNYFKTALRNILKNKIFSLINVLGLAVGLAGSMLIARYVMHELSYDQDQVRKERIFRVHLDRYNKGQLETQWAAGAAAIGPDLKANFQEVQYYVRMHEDKETFSHNDVTFKEENVYFASEDFFRVFSYPLIQGIDSVVLRAPHSIVISKTFAKKYFGDQDPIGKNLKKNGREDWTVTGVFEDLPVNTHMKVDALLSFSTFIGYMRSPDDLNTYQWDGFMTYVQLRPNANVSTLQSKLPAFVESKVGEDLKKYNAGMVFKLEPITRIHLYASNLMMDFGPNGNGKSVYFLGIIAVFILVIAWINYINLSTARSMERAREVGVRKVMGSFKSQLIWQFMLESFIINLTAFLVAVLGVLILLPSFSNLSGTNINASFFTDSVFIGGTIAVFILGVIFSGIYPAFVLSGFKPVTVLKGKMQTSAQGSYLRKGLVIFQFAASITLIVGTFTVYRQLDFMRTADQGVNIDQTIVVRGPGIHDSTYVNRFKAFQSDMISYPEVVGVTASTSIPGRQPDWNAGGIRKVGEPDDMGNQYRVLGVDESFVPTFELKIVAGRNFSQEMKTDRSAVLFNESAIRQIGYKTPEEAIDQEIYFWGDTFRIVGVLKDYRQESMKRNFEPLIFRNIDDARSFYSIRVKSNEMKSFVTLAEEKFKASFPGNPFLFFFMDDYYNQQYQSDIQFGKVFGIFATLAIFIACMGLFGLSSYTVVQRTKEIGVRKVLGATVPQIIQLLFKDFAVLVAVAILISVPIAWIVMSNWLNEFATRITLSWWLFVIPGLIVMGIAWLTISLHTFKAASANPVESLRYE; encoded by the coding sequence ATGATCCGTAATTACTTCAAAACCGCTCTTCGGAATATCCTCAAAAACAAGATCTTCTCATTGATCAATGTCCTGGGCCTGGCAGTTGGTCTGGCCGGCTCCATGCTCATTGCCCGCTACGTAATGCATGAGCTTAGCTACGACCAGGACCAGGTCCGCAAGGAGAGAATATTCAGGGTTCATCTTGACCGATACAATAAAGGTCAGCTTGAAACTCAATGGGCAGCAGGGGCAGCAGCAATTGGCCCTGATCTGAAAGCAAACTTTCAGGAAGTTCAATACTATGTCCGGATGCATGAAGACAAAGAGACCTTCAGTCATAACGACGTCACATTCAAGGAAGAGAACGTTTACTTTGCCAGTGAAGATTTCTTCAGAGTTTTTTCATATCCGTTGATCCAGGGAATCGATTCGGTGGTGCTTCGTGCCCCGCATTCGATAGTGATCTCAAAAACATTTGCAAAGAAGTACTTTGGCGACCAGGATCCGATCGGAAAGAATCTTAAGAAGAATGGCAGGGAAGACTGGACGGTAACGGGCGTATTTGAAGATCTGCCAGTGAATACTCACATGAAGGTAGATGCACTACTCTCATTCTCAACTTTCATTGGATACATGCGAAGTCCTGATGATCTGAATACGTATCAATGGGACGGATTCATGACCTATGTTCAATTGCGTCCGAATGCCAATGTGAGTACACTCCAATCGAAATTACCTGCCTTTGTTGAGTCAAAAGTAGGAGAGGACTTAAAGAAGTATAACGCAGGAATGGTTTTCAAGCTGGAACCAATTACCAGGATCCACCTGTATGCCAGCAACCTGATGATGGACTTCGGACCCAACGGAAATGGTAAGTCAGTCTACTTTCTGGGGATCATTGCTGTATTCATTCTTGTGATCGCGTGGATCAACTATATCAATCTTTCGACCGCGAGATCGATGGAGCGTGCACGCGAAGTGGGTGTGCGAAAGGTGATGGGAAGTTTCAAGTCACAACTGATCTGGCAGTTCATGCTGGAATCATTCATCATCAACCTCACTGCTTTTCTTGTTGCTGTGCTGGGCGTATTGATCCTTTTACCATCTTTTTCAAATCTCTCAGGAACCAATATCAATGCTTCCTTCTTCACAGATAGTGTGTTTATCGGTGGAACTATAGCAGTCTTCATTCTCGGAGTTATATTCTCAGGCATCTACCCGGCATTTGTGCTCTCAGGCTTTAAGCCCGTTACGGTATTGAAAGGAAAGATGCAGACCTCTGCCCAGGGAAGTTATTTAAGGAAAGGATTGGTGATCTTCCAGTTCGCAGCTTCCATCACATTGATCGTCGGCACCTTTACAGTATATCGTCAATTGGACTTCATGAGAACAGCAGATCAGGGTGTGAACATTGATCAGACGATCGTTGTAAGAGGACCTGGTATTCACGACTCGACCTATGTAAACCGATTCAAGGCATTTCAATCAGATATGATCTCATATCCCGAAGTTGTTGGAGTTACTGCATCGACGAGCATCCCCGGTCGTCAGCCGGATTGGAATGCAGGTGGCATTCGCAAAGTAGGAGAGCCCGATGACATGGGTAATCAGTACAGGGTTCTCGGTGTTGATGAGTCATTCGTGCCCACCTTTGAATTAAAGATCGTTGCTGGCAGGAACTTCTCTCAGGAAATGAAAACAGACAGATCTGCTGTATTGTTTAATGAATCTGCCATCCGCCAGATCGGTTATAAAACGCCGGAAGAAGCGATCGATCAGGAGATCTATTTCTGGGGAGACACTTTCAGGATTGTGGGAGTGCTCAAAGATTATCGGCAGGAGTCAATGAAGCGCAACTTTGAACCATTGATCTTCAGGAATATCGATGATGCAAGATCATTTTATTCTATTCGTGTGAAGTCAAACGAAATGAAATCCTTTGTGACTCTGGCGGAAGAAAAGTTCAAAGCATCTTTCCCGGGCAATCCATTCCTATTCTTCTTTATGGATGACTATTATAATCAGCAGTATCAGTCGGACATTCAGTTTGGAAAGGTCTTTGGCATCTTTGCAACGCTTGCGATCTTCATTGCATGCATGGGATTATTCGGATTGTCTTCTTATACCGTTGTACAACGAACCAAAGAGATTGGAGTCAGAAAGGTATTGGGGGCAACCGTCCCACAGATCATTCAATTGCTGTTTAAAGACTTTGCCGTATTGGTTGCTGTCGCAATTCTCATTTCAGTGCCTATTGCGTGGATCGTGATGAGCAACTGGCTCAACGAATTCGCTACCCGTATTACGTTGTCCTGGTGGCTCTTTGTAATTCCAGGACTGATCGTCATGGGAATTGCCTGGCTTACGATCTCCCTGCATACGTTTAAGGCGGCTTCAGCAAATCCAGTAGAATCTCTCAGATACGAGTAA
- a CDS encoding winged helix-turn-helix transcriptional regulator has translation MKSKLLLIFLLSGVILTFSAFMLLNSSSKDEFLEKRAALIIRKIGHELLLHGGDTTSRILPVQKLGENVFLLRFENQFSFMPDTLVTIVRSKLNQADLPLDYMVHVFDCKSNEVIYGFEIRPSANNIVPCLGRVQPNGCYNIQIAFTSLTKDKSSTSIYLYASLLALAGAGLFAFIFMKKQSPNDNISKTPINTTGISIGKYSFDQEKQLLTHQNESISLSYKEARLLTILSANLNSLVERDYLLKEIWENEGVITGRSLDVFVSKLRKKLSNDPEICITNVHGRGYKLELKSETV, from the coding sequence ATGAAATCGAAGCTATTACTCATATTTCTCCTCTCAGGTGTGATACTGACCTTTTCGGCGTTCATGCTCCTGAACAGTTCATCCAAAGATGAATTCCTGGAGAAGAGAGCCGCACTGATTATCCGAAAGATCGGCCATGAGCTTCTGCTTCATGGTGGGGACACAACTTCCAGGATCCTGCCCGTTCAGAAGTTAGGCGAGAATGTCTTTCTTCTGAGATTCGAAAATCAATTTTCCTTTATGCCTGACACGCTTGTTACCATCGTTAGGAGCAAGCTCAACCAGGCAGATCTGCCACTGGATTACATGGTGCATGTCTTTGATTGTAAATCAAATGAGGTTATTTATGGCTTTGAGATCCGCCCCTCTGCAAATAATATTGTTCCATGCCTCGGTCGTGTTCAACCCAACGGGTGTTACAATATTCAGATTGCTTTCACATCCTTAACAAAGGATAAATCGTCGACATCCATTTACCTGTATGCTTCCCTGTTGGCATTAGCGGGTGCAGGTCTATTCGCATTTATTTTCATGAAGAAGCAGTCACCAAACGACAACATATCGAAAACCCCAATTAATACCACGGGCATCAGCATAGGCAAATACAGCTTTGATCAGGAGAAGCAATTACTAACTCATCAAAATGAATCCATCTCACTTTCATATAAAGAGGCAAGACTACTGACGATCCTTTCTGCAAATCTGAATAGTCTGGTAGAACGCGATTATCTTTTGAAAGAGATCTGGGAGAACGAAGGTGTGATCACTGGCAGAAGTCTGGATGTATTCGTTTCAAAATTGAGAAAGAAACTTAGCAACGATCCTGAAATCTGCATCACCAATGTTCATGGTCGAGGTTACAAGCTTGAACTTAAATCTGAAACAGTTTGA
- a CDS encoding sugar phosphate isomerase/epimerase — translation MSQRRDFLKKSAAIVAGGMLLPQWNAQAEFQKSNALKKLGVGLFSVPRDLEKDFPGTLKKIAQIGFKEIEFYGPYPFSPAEEKERWASVTPSLGFSGSAFYGKSAKEARKILDDNGLTAPSIHCGLPTLKQSMGPLAEAANLIGAKYVILPSAQTQPNLDGYKAQADEFNEIGTQANKYGIRFAYHNHGNGLKPLDGTIPFDLIMERTDPKKVFFQMDIYWVAAAGVNIPALLDKYAGRFKSMHVKDMAKEVRFSGDGGDPGQWMELFPHLANAGSGVMDLKSILSHAVKSGVEHFVVERDIAPNSTEDLKKSYVYLTGLELEK, via the coding sequence ATGTCACAGCGAAGGGACTTTCTCAAAAAATCAGCAGCTATTGTAGCAGGTGGTATGCTCTTACCACAATGGAATGCACAGGCTGAGTTTCAAAAGAGTAACGCTTTGAAAAAGCTTGGCGTTGGACTTTTCTCTGTCCCAAGAGATCTTGAAAAGGACTTTCCAGGAACATTAAAGAAGATTGCCCAAATAGGTTTTAAAGAAATTGAATTCTATGGACCTTATCCTTTCAGTCCCGCAGAAGAAAAAGAAAGATGGGCATCTGTAACGCCTTCTTTAGGATTTAGCGGAAGCGCATTTTATGGTAAGAGTGCAAAGGAAGCCCGGAAAATTCTTGACGATAATGGATTAACAGCGCCGTCGATACATTGCGGATTGCCAACCTTGAAGCAGAGCATGGGACCGTTGGCAGAAGCGGCTAATCTTATTGGTGCGAAGTATGTCATTTTACCATCTGCACAAACACAGCCAAACCTTGATGGTTACAAAGCTCAGGCAGATGAATTCAACGAGATAGGAACACAAGCTAATAAATACGGGATCAGGTTTGCTTATCACAATCATGGAAATGGATTGAAGCCTCTTGATGGAACTATTCCTTTTGATCTGATCATGGAAAGAACCGATCCTAAAAAGGTATTCTTTCAAATGGACATTTATTGGGTAGCCGCTGCTGGTGTAAATATTCCTGCATTGCTTGACAAATATGCCGGTCGTTTTAAATCAATGCATGTAAAAGACATGGCAAAAGAGGTTCGCTTTTCAGGTGATGGCGGAGACCCGGGTCAATGGATGGAGCTATTCCCGCATCTTGCAAACGCAGGCAGCGGAGTGATGGATCTCAAATCAATCTTATCTCACGCAGTAAAATCAGGAGTTGAGCACTTTGTTGTTGAACGTGACATTGCTCCAAACTCAACCGAGGATTTGAAGAAGAGCTACGTGTATCTTACAGGATTGGAATTAGAGAAATAA
- a CDS encoding alpha/beta hydrolase — MKKYLFLALIAVLQSIFYGCSPKEKAVEFTDYETVTKDRAFRSEIKIGNFVELSNGYTYYEYEKKNPDTVVVMVHGFSVPSYIWDSTYNAAVKRGYSALRYDTYGRGYSENPDVTYDVTLFTHQLKELLDTLNIKTRVNLLGLSDGGRTITVFAEQYPERIMNLVYVDAAGFEEIAENLPTPAPATEEEILAIKKARYPTMASGQMGDFYDSIPFKGWDIKYKEFMKYKGFMSALISTGKNRTSLDAKHRSVAGSGIPVFAIWGEHDTVVKLDDVKDNLLDRIPKVGLFVIPKAGHLPQMEQTKLFNSILFDQIIRRN; from the coding sequence ATGAAAAAGTATCTCTTTTTGGCTCTGATTGCAGTTTTGCAAAGCATCTTTTATGGCTGCTCCCCGAAGGAAAAAGCAGTAGAATTTACAGACTATGAGACAGTAACGAAAGACAGAGCTTTTCGATCAGAGATCAAAATTGGAAATTTTGTAGAGCTCAGCAATGGTTATACCTATTATGAGTATGAAAAGAAGAATCCCGACACCGTTGTCGTTATGGTTCATGGATTTTCGGTGCCGTCCTACATCTGGGATTCCACCTATAATGCTGCCGTGAAGCGCGGCTATAGTGCTTTACGTTATGATACGTATGGAAGAGGTTATTCTGAGAACCCGGATGTCACGTATGATGTGACTCTTTTCACACATCAGTTAAAAGAACTTCTGGACACACTAAATATCAAAACGCGTGTGAATCTTCTGGGACTGTCTGATGGCGGAAGAACCATCACCGTCTTCGCTGAGCAATATCCGGAGAGGATCATGAATCTGGTTTATGTTGATGCGGCAGGCTTTGAAGAGATTGCGGAGAATCTCCCCACTCCTGCTCCTGCCACTGAAGAAGAAATACTTGCAATAAAAAAAGCACGCTATCCAACCATGGCCAGTGGACAGATGGGCGACTTCTATGACTCAATTCCTTTTAAAGGATGGGACATTAAGTATAAAGAGTTCATGAAGTATAAAGGTTTTATGAGTGCACTTATCTCAACGGGTAAAAACAGAACCAGCCTTGATGCAAAGCATAGGTCGGTTGCCGGATCCGGAATTCCTGTATTTGCTATCTGGGGTGAACATGATACCGTGGTAAAGTTGGATGATGTAAAGGATAATCTCCTTGACAGAATTCCCAAGGTCGGTTTATTTGTAATTCCTAAAGCTGGCCACCTTCCTCAAATGGAGCAGACTAAACTATTCAACTCCATTCTATTTGATCAGATCATTCGACGAAATTAA
- a CDS encoding tetratricopeptide repeat protein, which yields MKKLLILLLFISIQTYCQKATWIKKPKEQWPNIAMINDVWFRNGERYVHSSFEYAATGFLINTGKDTLAVTAKHVLWVAKSKRMNTVDLKNDLQRWVMHPKGNPKDSVVIDKLINTDSTEKLTGPNSSILQRDWIVFSTKYVSPRVQPLTPRREPVRPGERVRYFGCPYNDPTCVMLEATVLQVECNKIIFSFPKGANVGGASGSPLVDENGLLIGILGGASSDKATGEKALYAVSTRYLFDILDGKKPLNVPLIPFAEALRKEIASKGETAAMKKFGALKNDEMSCFTYDFTVENINSLGDEYLADNKTDLAIVVYKISAKELSFSPTYYRLGKAYEAKGNIGLAIESYEKAIKLWPDNKEAVDALKSLRERC from the coding sequence ATGAAAAAACTTTTGATTCTCCTTTTGTTCATTTCCATTCAAACTTATTGTCAGAAGGCTACCTGGATCAAGAAGCCTAAGGAACAATGGCCAAATATAGCGATGATCAATGATGTGTGGTTCAGAAATGGCGAGCGATATGTTCATTCATCCTTTGAGTATGCAGCGACGGGATTTCTCATCAATACGGGTAAGGATACTCTTGCAGTTACCGCCAAGCATGTGCTTTGGGTCGCTAAATCAAAGCGGATGAATACCGTGGACTTGAAGAATGATCTTCAGAGATGGGTCATGCATCCTAAAGGCAATCCCAAAGACTCAGTTGTTATCGATAAGTTGATCAATACCGATTCCACAGAGAAACTTACTGGCCCAAATTCATCCATTCTTCAGCGTGACTGGATAGTGTTTTCAACGAAGTATGTTTCTCCCCGTGTGCAACCGCTTACACCACGTCGCGAACCTGTCAGACCTGGTGAGCGCGTAAGATATTTCGGATGCCCTTACAATGATCCAACATGTGTTATGCTCGAGGCGACTGTTCTTCAGGTTGAATGTAACAAGATCATCTTCTCGTTTCCGAAAGGCGCCAATGTGGGTGGTGCAAGTGGCTCCCCTCTTGTTGATGAGAATGGATTGCTGATTGGAATTCTTGGCGGAGCCTCTTCCGATAAAGCCACTGGAGAGAAAGCTCTCTATGCTGTTTCAACCCGATATCTTTTTGATATTCTCGATGGAAAGAAGCCATTGAATGTTCCTTTGATCCCATTCGCAGAAGCTTTAAGAAAAGAGATTGCCAGCAAAGGTGAAACTGCCGCCATGAAGAAGTTCGGCGCTTTGAAGAATGACGAAATGAGTTGCTTCACATACGATTTCACTGTTGAAAATATCAACAGTCTTGGTGACGAGTATTTGGCAGATAATAAAACTGATCTCGCCATTGTTGTTTACAAGATCAGTGCAAAAGAGTTATCCTTTTCACCAACCTACTACCGACTTGGTAAAGCGTATGAAGCAAAAGGAAATATAGGATTGGCAATCGAATCGTATGAGAAAGCCATAAAGTTGTGGCCTGATAATAAGGAGGCTGTTGACGCTTTGAAATCATTAAGAGAGAGATGTTGA
- a CDS encoding DoxX family membrane protein, producing the protein MNSSTTRYAQLYLRLALGIGFIYPVLDRFGVLGPAGQNSVGWGSWQNFQDYTFMLLPFLGRSLSDVMAWIATFAEAIFGVLLIIGFQTRLVALGSFALTALFALSMAFSFHIKEPFNYSVFAASAGALLLSCVSHYSWSADSYHKR; encoded by the coding sequence TTGAATTCTTCAACTACACGTTACGCCCAGCTTTATTTGAGACTGGCATTAGGAATCGGATTTATCTATCCGGTGCTGGATCGCTTTGGAGTACTCGGTCCGGCAGGTCAGAATAGTGTAGGGTGGGGAAGCTGGCAAAATTTTCAGGACTACACTTTTATGCTGCTTCCATTCCTTGGAAGATCACTGTCAGATGTAATGGCATGGATAGCAACGTTCGCCGAAGCAATCTTTGGTGTATTGCTGATCATTGGATTTCAAACAAGGCTTGTTGCCCTTGGAAGCTTTGCCCTGACGGCATTGTTTGCTTTAAGCATGGCCTTTTCCTTTCATATAAAAGAACCGTTTAACTATTCTGTCTTTGCGGCTAGTGCCGGTGCGCTGCTTCTATCATGCGTCTCCCATTATTCGTGGAGTGCAGATTCGTATCATAAACGTTAG
- a CDS encoding FtsX-like permease family protein, protein MLRNYFKVAFRNIVKHKFYAILNIAGLAFGLTACFLIGLYISDELLFDRFHKDYQNIYHVGLHAKIGGQEFQVASSCPPLAGEMSNAIPGVEQAIRIKPKRSIVVKYEDKFFTETKVLYVDSNFFAFFSFDLLEGDPKTVLKEPSSIVITHTTSVKYFGDQSALGKIIVIGKDNEAFKVTGIVQEAPVNSHIQFDMLLSAASDKNMMKGGWGDNDATHTYFRKNPKTKIELIDQKLRAFVEKHIAPELEDGFGISFKEFEKQGGIYSYYSYPMSSSHLYYPDIQDNLNPVSDIKYVYIISAVGIFILLIACINFMNLSTARSASRAKEVGLRKTLGSARSRLVIQFLSESFIYVFGATIIAIAGVYFLLPSFNLLSGKVLLFNAIFSPIILGSIFTIFITVSLLAGSYPALYLTSFNPIDVLKGNVRSGMKSKGIRSSLVVVQFSISIALIICTTVVYNQLSFLQEKNIGLDKQNVLAVKNTNRLETNADAFLVAITGQAGVENASFTNIVFPGINDVSLFRPVGTKRDLLIRNYAADYNNLNVLKIDIVQGRYFSKDFPSDSAAIVINEATVKELGWSNPLKEKLTDPFDQSISYHVVGVVKDFNFESFKTKVNPLLIHFQKRSNNILIRYNGNPKEAVASIETLWKRYAANEPFEYSFLDENFDLLFREDQRLGQLFTVLSGIAIFVACLGLLGLASFTAEQRTREIGIRKVMGASVQSINTMLSREFMILVGISFIIAAAFAWYAMHNWLDTFAYRIRLGPTVFLLSGLLATVIAWLTVSYHFIKAARSNPVHALRSE, encoded by the coding sequence ATGCTCCGTAACTATTTCAAAGTTGCTTTTCGCAATATTGTCAAGCATAAGTTTTATGCAATACTCAACATTGCCGGATTAGCATTTGGACTAACAGCCTGCTTTCTGATTGGCTTATACATCTCTGATGAGCTCCTCTTCGACAGATTTCATAAGGATTATCAAAACATCTATCATGTTGGCCTTCATGCCAAAATTGGAGGTCAGGAGTTTCAGGTTGCGTCATCCTGCCCACCGCTTGCTGGCGAAATGTCCAATGCGATACCCGGTGTGGAACAGGCCATTCGTATCAAGCCAAAAAGAAGTATCGTCGTCAAGTATGAAGACAAGTTCTTTACTGAAACAAAAGTCCTTTACGTTGATTCCAATTTCTTTGCATTCTTCAGTTTTGACCTGCTGGAAGGCGATCCTAAAACTGTTCTCAAAGAACCTAGCAGCATTGTAATAACTCATACAACATCTGTTAAGTATTTCGGAGATCAATCTGCTCTTGGAAAGATCATCGTTATAGGAAAAGACAACGAAGCATTTAAGGTCACCGGTATTGTTCAGGAGGCTCCCGTCAATTCTCACATACAGTTTGATATGCTGCTATCCGCTGCATCTGATAAAAACATGATGAAGGGAGGGTGGGGAGATAATGACGCAACTCATACTTACTTTAGAAAAAATCCGAAGACAAAAATTGAACTGATTGATCAGAAGCTTAGAGCCTTTGTAGAGAAACACATTGCTCCCGAACTGGAAGATGGTTTCGGAATAAGTTTTAAAGAGTTTGAAAAACAAGGTGGCATCTATTCATATTACTCTTACCCGATGTCCAGCAGTCATTTGTATTATCCCGATATCCAGGATAACCTCAATCCCGTCAGCGACATCAAATACGTCTATATCATATCGGCAGTTGGAATATTTATCCTGTTAATTGCCTGCATAAATTTTATGAATCTCTCAACGGCCCGGTCTGCCAGTCGGGCTAAGGAAGTTGGATTGCGTAAAACTCTCGGCTCTGCACGTTCCAGACTTGTCATCCAGTTCTTGTCAGAATCATTCATTTACGTTTTTGGAGCAACTATCATTGCAATTGCGGGAGTTTATTTTCTACTGCCATCGTTTAATCTACTATCCGGAAAAGTTCTTTTGTTTAATGCAATCTTTTCTCCAATAATTCTCGGATCCATTTTTACAATTTTTATTACTGTTTCTCTTCTGGCTGGCAGTTATCCTGCTCTTTACCTGACTTCTTTTAATCCAATAGATGTTTTGAAAGGCAATGTGCGATCGGGAATGAAAAGCAAAGGAATCAGAAGTTCCCTCGTAGTGGTTCAATTCAGCATCTCCATTGCTTTGATCATCTGCACAACGGTAGTTTATAATCAACTTAGCTTCCTTCAGGAAAAAAATATTGGTCTCGACAAACAGAACGTATTGGCTGTAAAAAACACGAACAGGCTGGAGACCAATGCAGATGCATTTTTGGTAGCCATCACTGGTCAGGCAGGAGTGGAGAATGCAAGTTTTACAAATATTGTCTTCCCTGGCATTAATGATGTGAGTCTGTTCCGACCCGTTGGAACCAAACGTGATCTTCTGATAAGAAACTATGCAGCAGATTATAACAATCTCAATGTCCTTAAAATAGATATTGTGCAAGGCCGCTATTTTTCAAAAGACTTTCCGTCAGATTCCGCAGCGATTGTAATTAACGAAGCCACTGTCAAAGAACTGGGCTGGAGCAATCCTCTTAAAGAAAAACTAACAGATCCTTTTGATCAAAGTATTAGTTATCATGTTGTAGGAGTAGTGAAAGACTTCAACTTTGAATCATTCAAAACGAAAGTGAATCCACTTCTTATTCATTTCCAAAAACGTTCTAACAATATCCTTATTCGTTATAATGGAAATCCAAAAGAGGCGGTTGCTTCAATAGAAACCCTTTGGAAGAGGTATGCCGCCAACGAACCTTTTGAATACTCCTTTCTTGATGAAAATTTTGATCTGCTCTTCAGAGAGGATCAACGTCTTGGGCAATTGTTCACGGTTCTTAGCGGTATAGCCATTTTTGTAGCATGTCTTGGACTTCTGGGACTTGCTTCTTTCACAGCTGAGCAGCGTACACGGGAGATAGGGATCCGAAAAGTAATGGGTGCCTCCGTTCAATCCATTAATACAATGCTTTCCAGGGAGTTCATGATTCTGGTAGGAATCTCTTTTATAATAGCAGCTGCATTTGCCTGGTATGCCATGCACAATTGGCTCGACACATTTGCTTATCGCATCAGGCTGGGACCGACAGTATTTCTATTAAGCGGATTGCTGGCAACGGTCATTGCCTGGCTTACCGTAAGCTATCATTTCATCAAAGCGGCAAGATCTAATCCTGTTCATGCTTTGCGAAGTGAATGA